The nucleotide window TAGCTCTTTGACCACTTACAATAGTTAATATATATTTATTTGGTATTTTTTCTAATAACTCATCATATATAATCTCTTTTTTCATACTTATATCTCCTATTAATTATATTTTTCTTCTATAATTTTTCTAAGGGCAGCACAAGATTCTTCAACAGTATTATTGATTATAGTCACTTCATACTCTTTCTCATATTCAAGCTCTTTTATAGAATTTTTTAATCTCAATTGGATAGTTTCTTCACTATCTGTTTTTCTACCTCTAAGTCTAGCTTCTAAATCTTCCATAGTTGGAGTTTTAAAAAATATTAAATGTGCATCTGGATATTGAGCTTTAACTTGAAGCCCTCCTTGAACATCTATCTCTAATATTACATCTTCCCCAGCCAAAAGTCTACTTTCAACTTCTGACTTTAAAGTTCCATAATAATTTCCATGAACAGTTGCATACTCTAAAAATTCCCCATTTTTTTCTTTAGCTAAAAACTCCTCTTTAGTTAAGAAATAATAATCTCTTCCATTCATTTCTCCCTCTCTTGGAGCTCTTGTTGTAGCTGATGTTGCTAAGTTAATTCCAAGCATTTTGCGAACCATTCTACAAATTGTAGATTTTCCAGCACCACTAGGACCTGATACTACATATAGATGTCCTTTTATTCCTCTACTCATTTTTTTCTCCTTTCTCTATCCTCAACGATATTGTTTCTGGATTTATTGCAGACATTATAACATGATTTGAATCTGTGACAATAAGAGTTTTTGTTTTTCTTCCTAAAGTTGCATCTATCAATCTATTTTGAAGTTTAGCTTCTTCTCTAAGTCTTCTACTAGGAGCTGAATCTGGAGTTACTATAGTAATTATTCTACTTTCCATTACCATATTTCCAAATCCTATATTTATTAATTTCATATCTCCTCCTATTCTATATTCATAGACTGCTCTCTTATTTTTTCTAATTCATTCTTACTTTCTACAATTAATTTAGAAATTTCATAAAGATTTGATTTTACACCAGTAGTATTTAATTCTCTATATATCTCTTGTAAAATAAAATCAATTTTCTTTCCTACTGGTTCATCTTTTATATTCAATTCCTTTTTTAATTGTTCCATATGACTATCCAATCTTGAAATCTCTTCAGATATATCTGATTTATCTGTAAAAAGAAGTATCTCTTTTAAAATATCTTCCTCTTTAAACTCTATACTTCCTTTTATTTTTTCCAATCTCTCTAATAATCTTGTTCTATATATTTCCACTACCATGTTTTTATATTTTTTTATTTCAGAAATATTTTTTTCTAATATATCCAATCTCTCTAAAAAATATACTTTTAATCTTTCTCCCTCTTCCTCTCTAGTTTTTATAAAAGGAATTAGAAGTTCTTGGATTTTACTTAATATAAAACTACTATATTCTGCTTCATCTATTTCAAAATCGTTTTTCTTTATTACATTTAAATTTCTAACTAAAATATCCATTTTATTACTGAATTTTTCATTGAATTCTTTTTCCATTTCAAGTAAGACATTCATATAACTTTTACTTTGCTCTTTATCATAATCATAAAGTTGTCCTAAATCTCTAAGATCATTAAACTCTATTTTTAAATCTAAAGATCCTCTAGTTACTTTTGAAGCTATCTCTGTTCTTATAGCCCCTTCTAAGAAATTTAAGTTATATGGAAGTTTTATTTTTAAATTTAAATTTTTATTATTAACACTTTTCAATTCCATATTTAAAGCATATTTTTCATCTTGATAGGAAAGTTTTGAATATCCTGTCATACTTCTCATAATTTACCTCCAAAAAGATAAAATAACAATATAGGAATAGGCGACAGTGTCGCCTATTCTATATCTATTATTCAGATTACTCTTGTTCCATTAAGTCTTCTTCTATAACTTTTGCTTTTATCTTCTTGTAAGCACTAAATCCAGTTCCTGCAGGTATTTTCTTACCTATAATTACGTTCTCTTTCAATCCTTCTAAGAAGTCAACTTTTCCTTCTATAGCTGCATTTGAAAGAACTTTTGTAGTTTCTTGGAATGAAGCTGCAGATATGAAACTTCCAGTATTAACAGCTGCTTTAGTAATACCTTGAATAATTGGTTCATATTTGATTAATGGTTTTCCTAGAGCTTGTAATTTTTCATTTTCTAGTTCAACTAATCTCTTTTCAACTACTTCATCCTCTAAGAATAAAGAAGCTCCTGAATCAACAATTCTTACTTTCTTAAACATTTGTTTTACTATAATTTCAATATGTTTATCGTTTACTGTAACTCCTTGGTCTCTATACACTTGTTGTACAGATTCTAGGATAAATTGCTCAGCTGCTACAAGTCCTTTAATATTTAAAACGTCAAATGGAGATATAGCTCCTTCTGTTATCTTATCTCCTGCTTTTACAAGCATTCCGTCAGTAACAACTAGACGCTCTCCAACTGGTACTAAGTATTCTTTATAATCACTAGGATCTGATACAGATTTAACTAAGATTACTCTCATACCTTTTTTCTTCTTACCAGTTACTTCAATCTTACCTTCTATCTCAGTAAGCATAGCTTTTCCTTTAGGGTTTCTTGCTTCAAATAGCTCTTGAACTCTTGGAAGACCTCCAGTGATGTCTTTTGTTCCTGCACCCTCTTTAATGATCTTAGCTATAATTTGACCTTTTTTAATTTCTTCCCCTTCTCTTACCATTAAGTAAGCTCCGAATGGGATAGTGTAACTTCCTTTTGTATTTCCTTCAGCATCAAAAACTACAACTCTTGGGTTGATATCTCCAGATTCTACAGGTTTAATTGCCATAAATTCTGTAACATCATACTTTTCATCGTAATTTTCTTTTACATAAAGTTCTCTATACTCAATTCTTCCATCTTGGTCAGCTATAATAGGGATATGGAATGGATCAAATGTAACTAGAGTTTCTCCAATTTGAACTTCTTGTCCCTCTTTAACTTTTAATATAGATCCTGATGGAACTTCATAATCATAGTTTCCAATGATTAATTTAGCTGATTGGCTAACTACAATCTCGTCACCATTTTCTTCATTTACAAGTATCTTAACATCTCTGTAAGCTACTTTACCAGAGTTTTCAGCCTTAACTCCAGTTACTACTGCTGCTGCTGTTGCAACTCCTCCAGTATGGAACGTTCTCATTGTAAGCTGAGTTCCTGGTTCTCCGATTGATTGTGCAGCTATAACTCCAACTGCTTCTCCAAGTAGTATCTCTTTATGGTTAGATAAGTCCATACCATAACATTTTCTACATACTCCTTTTTCAAGAGCACAAGTTAATGGAGATCTTATCTTAACTTTTCTAATTCCTAATTCATCTATTTTCTTAATTAGTTCTTTTCCAATTAAAGTATTTCTTGGAGCGATTACTTCCCCTTCAAATACTAAATCTTCAGCAAGAACTCTTCCATTAATTCTTTCTTTTAACTCTTCAATTACTTTACCATCAGAGATTAATTCTCCAACTTCAATTCCTTGATGAGTTCCACAATCTTCTGCATTAACTATAACTTCATGAGATATGTCAACAAGTCTTCTTGTTAAATATCCTGAGTCAGCAGTTCTTAGGGCAGTATCCGCTAGTCCTTTTCTAGCTCCATGTGATGACATGAAGAACTCTAATACTGTTAGTCCTTCACGGAAGTTAGCTTTAATAGGTACCTCGATGATTCTTCCTTGTGTATCGGCCATGTTTCCTCTCATTGCCGCTAACTGTCTCATCTGAGAAATATTACCTCTGGCTCCTGAGTTCGCCATCATGTAAACTGGGTTGAATTGATCTAGTCCGTTCATCATTGCTTTTGTAACTGCATCTGTTGCTTCAGACCATACAGTGATTGTTTTTCTGTATCTTTCTTCGTTAATAATTTTTCCAGCTTTATAATCAGCTTCTATTTGAGCTACTTGCTCGTCTGCTTTAGCTAATATCTCTTTCTTAGCTTCTGGAATTTCAAGGTCTTCTATACCTACTGATACCCCAGCCATAGCTCCATAGTGATATCCGAAATCTTTTATCTTGTTGATTAATTCAGCTGTTTCAGTAAATCCATGCTCATCATATAATTTAGCAATTAATTTCTTTAATTGAGATTTACCAAATGTTTGATTATATTGTTTATCTACTTCTGGTAATAATTCGTTGAACATTAATCTTCCAGCAGTAGTTTCTATCATTTCACCATTTATTCTTACTTTAATTATAGCATGAGTATCTAATACTCCATTGTGATAAGCTGTTAAAGCTTGTGCTATATTAGAGAATGCTTTTCCTTCTCCTTTAGATCCTGGTCTTTCTTTAGTCATATAGAAACATCCCATAACCATGTCTTGAGATGGAACTGCTATTGGTTCTCCGTTTGATGGAGAAATAATGTTATTAGGAGCTAACATTAATAATTTAGCTTCCATTATTGCTTCTGGAGATAGCATTAAGTGAACTGCCATTTGGTCTCCGTCGAAGTCAGCGTTGAACGCAGAACATACTAATGGGTGAAGTCTAATTGCTTTACCTTCTATTAATACAGGTTCAAATGCTTGAATAGATAGTCTATGTAGAGTCGGAGCTCTGTTAAGTAATACTGGGTGATCTTGAATTACATCCTCGATTACATCCCATACTTTGTCATCTGCTTCTTCAACTAATTTCTTAGCTGTTTTTATGTTAGAAGCTAACTCTCTTTTTACTAACTCTCTCATAATGAAAGGTTTATATAATTCAAGAGCCATTTTCTTAGGAATTCCACATTGATTCATTTTTAATGATGGTCCTACAACGATAACCGATCTCGCTGAGTAGTCAACCCTTTTTCCAAGTAGGTTTTGTCTGAATCTTCCTTGTTTTCCTTTTAACATATCAGAAAGAGATTTTAACTCTCTGTTATTTTGAGCAACAACAGGTTTTCCTCTTCTTCCATTATCAATTAAAGCATCTACTGCTTCTTGTAACATTCTTTTTTCGTTTTTAACAACGATTTCTGGTGCTTTTATTTCTAGTAATTTTTTAAGTCTGTTATTTCTATTAATAACTCTTCTATATAGATCATTTAAGTCAGAAGTTGCAAATCTTCCTCCATCTAATTGTACCATTGGTCTTAAATCAGCTGGAATAACTGGAACATTTTTAAGAATCATCCATTCAGGTTTGTTATCAGATGATATAAAATCTCTAACTATTTTTAATCTTTTTACAACTTTCTTTCTTTTTTGAGATGAGCTAACATCATCTAATTCTTTTTCTAGCTCTTCTCTTAACTCTTCTAGATTGATTTTTTCAAGAAGTTTTAAAATAGCTTCTGCTCCCATTAAAGCTTCAAATCTATTTCCATATAATTGTTTATATAATTTATACTCTTTTTCAGTTAATATTTTTCCTTCTTTAAGATTGCTCTCTCCTGTTTCTGTAACAACATATCTAGCAAAATATAATACAGATTCAAGTTCTTTTGGAGATAATCCTATTATAAGTGACATCTTATTTGGTGTCCCTTTAGAATACCAAATATGAGAAACTGGTGCAGCTAGAGAAATATGTCCCATTCTTTCTCTTCTTACCTTAGATCTAGTTACTTCTACCCCACACTTCTCACAAACTAGTCCCTTATATCTCATTCTTTTGTACTTTCCACATCCGCATTCCCAATCTTTTGTTGGTCCGAATATTTTTTCACAGAAAAGTCCATCACTTTCTGGATTTAAAGTTCTATAGTTTATAGTTTCAGGTTTTGTAACTTCTCCATGTGACCATTCTTCGATCTTTTCAGGAGATGCTAATCTAATTCTTATTTTCTCAAAACTTCTAATTCCCATTAAATACAAAGCCTCCTTATTGAGATAAAGCCATAATGACTAGAATAAGTTAAAGAGAAAAACTCTTTAACTTATTCTATCTATATAAATATAAATTAAATTTCTATTAGTCTTTGAAATCATCTAAAGGAGAGTATTCAGTTAATACTTCCTCTTTATTTAATTCTTCATCAACATTTATTATATTATCTTCACTATCAAATAATTCTACATCTAGTGCTAATGCTTGGAACTCTTTTAATAGTACTTTAAATGATTCTGGTAAGTCTGCTTCTGGCATCTCTTCACCTTTAATAATAGCTTCATAAGTCTTAGTTCTTCCAGTAACATCGTCTGATTTTACTGTTAACATCTCTTGAAGTATATTAGATGCTCCATATGCTTCTAGTGCCCAAACTTCCATCTCTCCAAGTCTTTGTCCTCCAAATTGAGCCTTTCCTCCTAGTGGTTGTTGTGTTACTAATGAGTATGGTCCAATTGCTCTTGCGTGCATCTTATCTTCAACTAGGTGGTGAAGTTTTAACATATACATTCTTCCTACAGTTACAGGATTATCAAATTTATCTCCTGTTCTTCCATCGTATAGATCAACTTTTCCACTTCTAGGGAATCCTAATTTTTCAAGGTAATCTTTTACTTGTTCCTCAGATGCTCCATCAAATACTGGAGTTGCTATATATGTTCCACCATTGTAGTTACCCATAGCCATTCCTAAGTGTACCTCAAGTACTTGTCCTATGTTCATACGTGATGGAACCCCTAGTGGGTTAAGTACAACGTCTAAGTGTGTTCCGTCTGCTAAGAAAGGCATATCTTCAGCTGGTAATACTCTTGATACAACCCCTTTATTTCCGTGACGTCCTGACATCTTATCTCCAACAGTGATTTTTCTCTTTTCAGCTACTAAGATTTTTATAGCTTTGTTTACACCAGCTTTTAATTCATCACCATTTTCTCTTGATAACTCAAGAATTTCTACTACTGTTCCTTTAGAACCATGTGGCATTCTTAAAGATGTATCTCTTACATCTCTAGCTTTTTCACCAAATATAGCTCTTAAAAGTTTTTCTTCAGCAGGTGGCTCAGTTTCTCCTTTAGGAGCTGTTTTTCCTACTAAGATATCTCCAGGTCCTACTTCAGATCCTATAGTAATAATACCATTAGCATCTAATTTTCTTAATGCTTCTTCAGAGATATTAGGGATCTCTCTTGTAATCTCTTCATCTCCAAGTTTTGTATTTCTAGCTTCTATTTCATACTCTTCAATATGGATAGATGTAAATACGTCATCTTTTCTTAATCTATCAGAAATTAAGATCGCGTCCTCGTAGTTATATCCTTCCCAAGGCATGAATGCCATAAGAATATTTCTTCCAAGTGCTAAGTCTCCACCTTTAGTAGCAGGTCCATCAGCTAAAATACTTCCTACTTTTACTTCTTCTCCTACTGAAACTATTGGAGTTTGATGTAAACACATTGAAGCATTTGATCTTTCATAGTTTAATAATCTATATTTATGTTCTTTTCCATTTTCATCTTCTACTACAACTTTACTTGCATCTACATAAACTACTTTTCCATCTACTTTTGATACAACTAAAGCTCCAGAGTCTACAGCAACTTTTCTTTCAAGCCCAGTTCCTATGTAAGGAGCTTCTGTTCTTAATAAAGGTACTGCTTGTCTTTGCATGTTTGATCCCATAAGTGCTCTGTTGGCGTCGTCGTGCTCTAAGAATGGGATTAATCCAGCTGATACTGATACCACTTGTTTAGGAGAAATATCTAGATAATCAACTTTTTCTCCAGTGATATTTACTATCTCATGTCCATATCTACATACAACCTCTCCAAGAAGTTCATTGTTTTCACCAATTTTAGTATCCGCTTGGGCAATGAATAATCCTTCTTCTTCATCAGCTGCTAAATATTCTATTCTATCAAAATCAGCTTTTCCATCTACTACTTTTATATATGGAGTTTCAATAAATCCATATTTATTTATTTTAGCATAGATAGCTAACGATCCAATAAGTCCAATGTTTGGTCCCTCTGGTGTCTCTATAGGACATATTCTTCCATAGTGAGAGTCATGTACGTCTCTTACCTCGAATCCTGCTCTTTCTCTTGAAAGTCCTCCAGGTCCTAATGCTGATATTCTTCTTTTATGTGTTAATTCAGATAGTGGGTTAGATTGGTCCATGAATTGAGACAATTGTCCAGATCCAAAGAAATCTAAAATTAAAGCATTTAATGGTCTTGTATTTAATAGAGATTGTGGTGTTAGAGTTTCAGAATCTTGAATTGTCATCTTCTCTCTTACCATTTTTCCCATCTTAGAAAGTCCAGCTTTAATTTGCATTAGAAGTAATTCTCCTACTCCTCTTACCCTTCTGTTTGATAGGTTATCTATATCATCAGTATGTCCATTTCCATTATTTAGGTTAATTACATACTTCATTGTAGCTATGATATCTTCTTTAGTTAAAAGTATCTCATCTTCAGGTACATTTAACTTAAGTCTTTTGTTCATTTTATATCTTCCAACTGGCTCAAGATCATATCTTTGAGGGTTGAAGAACATTTGTCTAATAAGTGATTTAGCTGATTCTATTGTTACTAAATCTCCAGGTCTTAATTTTTTAAATACCTCAGTTACTGCATCTTCTTTAGTTAATGTTGTATCATTTAAAACAGTATTAGCTAATAATTTATCTTCTGGCTTAACTTCCCAATAGATAACTTTATCAACTTTAGCATCTATTAAAGTTTCTATTAATGCTTCATCTATGATAGCATCTGCTTCTGCTATTATCTCTCCTGTTTCCTCATCATAGATATCTTCTTTTATGAAGCTTCCTTCAAACTTAGTTCTTAGGACACTTATTAATTCTTCTCTATTTTTATATTTTTGGAATATAGGAGTTAATTCTAATTCCTTTGTTTCTAAAAAGTAATCTTTTATCTCTGTATTGTTCTCAAAAAAATCAATAGCCTTTAAGAATACAGTTGCTAATACTTTTTTCTTTCTGTCAATCTTTACACTTAGGAAATCATTCTTGTCAGTTTCAAATTCAAGCCAAGTACCTTTGTATGGTATGATTTTTCCAGAGAATAAATCTTTACCTGTTTGAATATTGATCTCTTTATTAAATGAAACACCTGGTGATCTATGTAATTGTGATACAACTACTCTTTCAGCTCCATTTATTACGAAAGTTCCTCTTTCTGTCATTAAAGGTATTTCCCCAAAATACACTAAAGATTCTTGTATTTCGTTTCCGCTTTTCTTATTTATAAGTCTTAATCTTACTTTTAAGGAAGCAGAGTAAGTCTTACCTCTTTTTTTACACTCAAGTTCATCATTTAATGGTGGTTCAGCTTCATGTAATTCATAAGCTACATACTCTAACTTGATATCTCCATTAGAAGATTCAACAGGGAAAATTTCTCTAAAAGCTGATTCTAACCCCTTGTCTTTTCTATTATTTGGAGCTTCTTTAGCTTGTAGAAAATCTTCATAGGAATCCAATTGGAACTCAAGAAAATGAGGCATAGTTCCTCTCTCTTTTATCCTTCCAAAATTCAATCTTTCAACGAGTTTCCCCATTAATTCACACCCCTTATCAATCTTAAAATTTAATACCTAATCACTTGAAAATAACAGGCTAATCTATTTCCAAATGATTAATTATCACTTTCCAAAAATAAAAATTAGTATACTCTTAATAATTAGTAAAAAGGCACTCTGTTCAAGAGTGCCTATTTTTTTTAACTAAGTTAAGATCTTATTTCTTAATCAACAGTTTAAGTTAAAACTATTTAACTTCTACAGTTGCTCCAGCAGCTGTTAATTTTTCTTTTATAGCTTCAGCTTCTTCTTTAGCAACTCCTTCTTTTAATTTTCCACCGTTGTCTACTAATTCTTTAGCTTCTTTTAATCCTAATCCAGTGATTCCTCTTACTTCTTTAATTACAGCTATTTTGTTAGCTCCTGCTGCTGTTAAGATTACGTCAAATTCAGTTTTCTCTTCAGCTGCTGCTGCTTCTCCTCCTGCTACTGCTACTGCTACTGGAGCTGCTGCTGTTACACCGAAGTGCTCTTCTAAAGCAGTTACTAATTCTTTTAATTCTAAAACTGTCATAGCTTCTAAATCAGCTATAAATTGTTCTTTATTGAATGCCATTTATTGTTTCCTCCCTTAATTCTCGAAAATATTTATCTTAATTATTTTTTATTTTTAGTTTAAATTTGACCAAAATTATTCAGCTGTAGTTTCAGCTTCTTTTTTATCAGCGATTGCCACAGTTGCGTAAGCAAGTTTTCTGATTGGTCCAAGCATTGAGTTAAGTAACATAGAAAGTAATTGATCTCTTGAAGGTAATTTAGCTAGAGCTTCTACCTCAGCTGCCTCAACTCTTTTTCCTGTTAATACTCCACCTTTAATTTTAAATACATCTTTTTTTGCTTTAGCCTTATCTTTTGCTAAATCAAAAACTAATTTTGCAGGAGCTACTGGATCGTTATATCCAAAAGCGAATGCTGTAGTCCCTTCTAATAAATCATCAAAAGAATCTTCTACTCCAGCTTCTTTTAATGCTATTTTGAATAATCTGTTTTTTGCAACTAGATATTCAGCACCTGCTTCTCTTACTTTTTTTCTTAATTCAGTTTCCTCGTTAACTGTGATTCCTTGATAGTCAACTAATACTACTGATTGAGCTTTTCTTATTTTTTCTGCTAGTTCAGCTACTTGTTCGATTTTTGCTTGAGTTGCCATTCTTTGATTCACCTCCTCTTTCTTCTAAAAATTACCTCCGTGCCAAATTGGTAGGAACGGAGGTTGTAATCAAACTATGAGGCTAGCGAAACCTTATTCCAACCTCGGTAGGATAATTTAAGGTTCACAACCACCTACGGTCTTTGGTTTGGATCTATATTAAATTATTTATCCAACGTATTTAGCTACTAATGCTGGGTCCATTTTTATTCCAGGTCCCATAGTTAGTGATACAGCAACAGTTCTTAAGTATTGTCCTTTAGAAGATGCTGGTTTTAATCTTGTGATTTGGTCCATGAAAGCTTTGAAGTTTTCTTCAATTTTTTCAGGTGCGAAATCTGCTTTACCAATTGGTACATGAATTGATCCTAATTTGTCAACTCTGAATGCTAATTTACCTTTTTTGAACTCAGTTACTGCTTCTGCAATGTTTGGAGTTACAGTTCCTGATTTAGGGTTAGGCATTAATCCTTTAGTTCCTAGGATTTTTCCTAATCTTCCTAATTTAGGCATCATGTCAGGAGTAGCGATTACTAAATCGAAATCAAGCCATCCTTGTTGAATTTGGTTTATATATTCTTCAGCTCCTGCATAATCTGCACCAGCTGCTAAAGCCTTCTCAATGTTAGCTCCTGAAGTTATTGCTAAAACTTTTACAGTTTTTCCTGTTCCGTGAGGTAATACAACTGTACCTCTAACTTGTTGGTCAGCATGTCTAGGATCTACTCCAAGTCTTAATGCTACTTCTACAGTCTCTGTAAATTTAGCTGTTCTAGTTTTTAATACTAGATCTAAAGCTTCTTTAACTTCATAAAGCTTTCCAGTTTCTATTAACTTAGCTATTTCTAAGTATTTTTTTCCTCTATGTTTTGCCATGTTTTAATTTCCTCCCTTTGTGGTGATGCGGATGCCTCCTACCACTTAATATAGAGTGGCTCGATTAGCCATCTCCCAAACAAATTAATTAGTCTACTACTTTTATTCCCATTGATCTTGCTGATCCAGCTATTATTCTCATAGCTGCTTCTACAGATCCTGCGTTTAAGTCAGGCATTTTTGTTTCAGCAATTTCTCTTAATTTAGCTGTTGTAATTTGTCCAGCAACTTCTTTTTTAGAGTTTTTAGCTGCTGTTTGAATTCCTGCTGCTTTCTTTAATAAGTCTGATGCAGGTGGAGTTTTTAATATGAATGTGAAGCTTCTGTCGTTGTAAACAGAAATTTCAACTGGGATTATCCATCCTGATTTATCTTGAGTTTTTGCATTGAAAGCTTTACAGAATTCCATAATGTTTACTCCGTGAGCTCCTAATGCTGGTCCAACTGGTGGAGCTGGGTTAGCTTTACCTGCTGGTAATTGTAGTTTTATTAATTTAATTACTTCTTTTGCCATTTTTTTAAATTACACCTCCGAAAAATGCGTGGTAATGACGGTGTCATCTCCCACAAACAAGGCTAGTTAGCCTTTTGAACACTGTCAAAATCTACTTCTACTGG belongs to uncultured Fusobacterium sp. and includes:
- the rplK gene encoding 50S ribosomal protein L11, producing MAKEVIKLIKLQLPAGKANPAPPVGPALGAHGVNIMEFCKAFNAKTQDKSGWIIPVEISVYNDRSFTFILKTPPASDLLKKAAGIQTAAKNSKKEVAGQITTAKLREIAETKMPDLNAGSVEAAMRIIAGSARSMGIKVVD
- the rplA gene encoding 50S ribosomal protein L1 produces the protein MAKHRGKKYLEIAKLIETGKLYEVKEALDLVLKTRTAKFTETVEVALRLGVDPRHADQQVRGTVVLPHGTGKTVKVLAITSGANIEKALAAGADYAGAEEYINQIQQGWLDFDLVIATPDMMPKLGRLGKILGTKGLMPNPKSGTVTPNIAEAVTEFKKGKLAFRVDKLGSIHVPIGKADFAPEKIEENFKAFMDQITRLKPASSKGQYLRTVAVSLTMGPGIKMDPALVAKYVG